The following are encoded together in the Salvia hispanica cultivar TCC Black 2014 chromosome 6, UniMelb_Shisp_WGS_1.0, whole genome shotgun sequence genome:
- the LOC125193466 gene encoding protein ALTERED PHOSPHATE STARVATION RESPONSE 1-like: MGCVASRLQEEEEVVSICRERKKQLKLAVERRYALADAHYRYCKSLSGVSAAINLFVTRHSSPNAPYCIAFPPHSPTKEKKVASNPLFLQQKPSEPTKETIACESCSSSISSVSCEEEREGMREKQEEGNICGYFYMDMPQPQLQTTMASPQGDFGWDFFNPFNNVVRPEMIHAYNRMSEEEVRALREQEGIPDLEDEDGERGGETASVKENGGEIEAVKGVERERGLSVVDNHKPVEGRELLEALNDIEDHFMVAYDSGKDVSRMLECNMVHLQSNIDEIKENSTKLIQAITWRSASSRSSSCKSLVASSSKSSSTWTEFSNDLFDEYGGMTSGSHSLTLGRLYAWEKKLYNEVKNGDSIRKLYEKKCNQLQNQDVRGDEGFTVYKSRAAVKDLYSRILVAIRSAETISKQIEKLIEEELEPQIRELLQGMTATWKIMLESHEIQRKIIFEVAIFSCPSYGKFCNETHRLATLQLETELRNWRSCFTEYVFTQKSYVEALFGWLSKFVAPEVEFYSRGRASAVPCRLNGPPVLVLCHDWLELMNNLPEKAVSVAIQGCSKDVRALWLQQGEELQQKRKVDSLSKELDRKTSAFHKAENRMLELQSSNASAAEAGPLIEGMDTLDSLRRRVDLEKEKHQKLMQETERMTLNGFQTGFCRVFESMTEFSRATLEMYNELMEVEKKGGVLV, encoded by the exons ATGGGATGCGTAGCATCAAGGctacaagaagaagaagaggtaGTCTCaatttgtagagagagaaagaagcaGCTCAAGCTGGCTGTAGAGAGAAGGTATGCTCTAGCGGATGCTCACTACAGATACTGCAAATCTCTCTCTGGTGTCTCAGCAGCCATAAATCTCTTTGTCACACGCCATTCTTCACCAAATGCACCTTACTGTATCGCATTCCCGCCTCACTCTCCcacaaaagagaaaaaggttgCTTCAAACCCTCTATTTCTCCAGCAAAAACCCTCTGAGCCCACAAAGGAGACCATTGCATGTGAGTCTTGCAGTTCCTCAATCAGCTCTGTTTCTTGTgaggaggagagagagggaatgagagagaaacaagAAGAAGGGAACATCTGTGGCTACTTCTACATGGACATGCCTCAGCCTCAGCTTCAAACAACAATGGCTTCACCACAGGGAGATTTTGGGTGGGATTTCTTCAACCCTTTCAACAATGTGGTAAGGCCAGAAATGATTCATGCCTACAACAGGATGTCTGAGGAGGAGGTGAGGGCTCTGAGGGAGCAAGAGGGCATCCCTGACCTTGAGGATGAAGACGGAGAGAGAGGAGGGGAAACAGCCAGCGTGAAAGAGAATGGGGGTGAAATTGAGGCTGTGAAGGgtgtggagagagagagaggactGAGTGTTGTGGATAATCACAAACCTGTTGAAGGGAGAGAGCTGTTGGAAGCTTTGAATGATATTGAAGATCATTTCATGGTGGCTTATGATTCTGGTAAGGATGTTTCTAGAATGCTGGAATGCAACATGGTGCATTTGCAATCCAATATTGACGAGATAAAAG AAAACTCAACAAAGTTGATCCAAGCCATCACGTGGAGGTCTGCTTCTTCACGCTCATCGTCTTGCAAGAGTTTGGTCGCGTCTAGTTCCAAGAGTTCCTCGACATGGACAGAGTTCAGCAACGATCTCTTTGATGAATATGGAGGCATGACTTCAGGAAGCCACTCACTCACCTTAGGAAGGCTCTATGCCTGGGAAAAGAAACTATACAACGAAGTTAAG AATGGAGACAGCATACGCAAACTCTACGAGAAGAAGTGCAACCAGCTTCAAAATCAAGACGTTAGAGGAGACGAAGGGTTCACAGTCTACAAGAGCAGAGCAGCAGTCAAAGATCTCTACAGCAGGATCCTGGTGGCCATTCGCAGTGCTGAAACGATCTCTAAACAGATCGAGAAGCTGATAGAGGAAGAGCTAGAGCCACAGATACGAGAGCTACTTCAAGG TATGACAGCAACATGGAAAATCATGTTGGAGTCTCATGAAATCCAGCGCAAGATCATATTTGAAGTGGCTATCTTTTCATGCCCCTCATATGGGAAGTTCTGCAACGAGACTCACCGCCTCGCGACGCTCCAGCTCGAGACCGAGCTAAGGAACTGGCGCTCGTGCTTCACGGAGTATGTATTCACCCAGAAGAGTTACGTAGAGGCCCTCTTTGGGTGGCTATCCAAGTTCGTTGCCCCCGAAGTCGAGTTCTACTCGAGAGGCCGAGCATCCGCAGTGCCATGCCGTCTGAATGGACCCCCAGTGCTCGTGCTCTGCCATGATTGGCTAGAGTTGATGAACAATCTGCCAGAGAAGGCGGTCTCTGTCGCAATCCAGGGCTGCTCGAAGGATGTGAGAGCTCTGTGGCTTCAGCAAGGAGAGGAGCTGCAGCAGAAGAGGAAAGTGGATAGTCTATCCAAGGAGTTGGATAGGAAGACCTCAGCCTTCCATAAGGCCGAGAACCGGATGCTCGAGCTCCAGTCGAGCAATGCTAGCGCAGCAGAGGCGGGCCCGCTCATCGAGGGCATGGACACACTGGACAGCCTTCGGAGACGGGTGGATTTGGAGAAGGAGAAGCACCAGAAGCTCATGCAAGAGACTGAGAGGATGACGTTGAATGGTTTTCAGACAGGTTTTTGTAGGGTTTTTGAGAGTATGACAGAATTCTCAAGGGCTACATTGGAAATGTATAACGAGTTGATGGAGGTAGAGAAGAAAGGTGGAGTGCTTGTTTAG
- the LOC125192045 gene encoding uncharacterized protein LOC125192045, with protein sequence MKERATTRSRATDHPELTGSAPTSNSNEPSTTRKTDSPMHQVAEEVRARHDALVRQFCELRDWTEESEQALLKAKLEIEILEQRCKDSFDAGRAGGRLEMEASDEYRAAIRGAALSGIKEYLRSSTFEMLWAAKAAEHEAIGFMRCRSRVLELGGFKEGFDVDGNLDPSV encoded by the exons ATGAAAGAAAGGGCAACAACTCGATCTAGAGCTACTGATCATCCAGAGCTCACAGGTTCGGCGCCTACCTCCAACTCCAACGAGCCGTCGACCACACGAAAGA CTGACTCTCCAATGCACCAAGTGGCTGAAGAGGTTAGGGCTCGGCATGACGCGTTGGTGCGCCAATTCTGTGAGCTCCGAGATTGGACTGAGGAGTCTGAGCAGGCCTTGCTCAAGGCAAAGCTAGAGATAGAGATCCTCGAGCAGCGCTGCAAGGATTCATTCGATGCTGGCCGCGCTGGAGGGAGGCTTGAGATGGAAGCATCGGATGAGTACCGAGCTGCCATCCGTGGAGCAGCTCTTTCAGGGATCAAGGAATATCTCAGATCCTCAACGTTTGAGATGCTCTGGGCCGCAAAAGCCGCCGAACATGAGGCCATCGGATTCATGAGGTGCAGGTCGCGAGTTCTCGAGCTCGGAGGCTTCAAGGAGGGGTTTGACGTTGACGGAAACCTCGATCCGTCCGTCTAA
- the LOC125196872 gene encoding protein CHAPERONE-LIKE PROTEIN OF POR1, chloroplastic-like — translation MATALSVRPNRTIYGSTSFHRTGRQLAVNALSPCRRRPWGAMFSRRMLAAAPLLASRADDSAPSEMSVENALKLLGVSEGASFDDILRAKNSILAACKDDQEAILQVEAAYDMLLMQSLSQRRAGKVVSSSIRYADVKPVSAPKMESMPKWLQNSVKSSPVSVEAPSTSELGVQAGVYGALMVFTYVNGASSPSTAPYAGVDVPGLILATSFGATLYFMTKKNVKLGKATVITIGGLVAGAVVGSAVESWLQVDIVPLMGIQSPATIVSEFVLFSQFLISLYLR, via the exons ATGGCTACAGCTCTATCCGTACGGCCCAACCGCACTATCTACGGATCCACCTCCTTCCATCGGACCGGGCGGCAACTGGCCGTAAATGCTCTCAGTCCGTGCCGCCGGCGTCCCTGGGGCGCTATGTTCTCCCGGCGCATGTTAGCTGCTGCGCCGCTTCTGGCCTCGCGAGCGGACGACTCCGCGCCCTCAGAGATGTCGGTCGAGAATGCTCTCAAATTGCTCGGTGTCTCCGAAGGTGCGTCGTTCGATGATATTCTCCGTGCGAAGAATTCGATCCTCGCGGCTTGTAAAGATGACCAGGAAGCAATTTTGCAG GTGGAAGCTGCATATGACATGCTGCTAATGCAAAGCTTATCGCAACGGAGAGCAGGGAAAGTTGTGAGCAGTAGCATCCGTTATGCTGATGTTAAGCCAGTAAGTGCTCCCAAAATGGAATCAATGCCAAAATGGCTGCAGAATTCTGTCAAAAGCTCACCTGTCTCTGTGGAAGCACCATCCACTAGCGAGTTAGGAGTGCAAGCTGGAGTCTATGGAGCTCTAATGGTTTTTACATATGTAAATGGAGCTTCATCACCTTCCACAGCACCATATGCTGGAGTTGATGTTCCTGGCCTCATTCTAGCCACCAGCTTCGGTGCAACCTTATACTTCATGACCAAGAAGAATGTCAAACTAG GAAAGGCTACTGTGATAACTATTGGGGGACTCGTGGCTGGTGCAGTTGTAGGCTCAGCAGTGGAGAGCTGGTTGCAGGTGGACATCGTCCCGCTTATGGGAATACAATCTCCAGCTACCATTGTGAGCGAATTTGTACTCTTCTCGCAATTTTTAATCTCCTTATACTTGAGATAA